From the genome of Halomonas sp. 1513, one region includes:
- a CDS encoding class 1b ribonucleoside-diphosphate reductase subunit beta, translating to MTNAHAAQGTAPRLSRVDAINWNRLQDDKDLEVWNRLTSNFWLPEKVPLSNDIQSWNTLTHQEQQLTIRVFTGLTLLDTIQSSVGAPMLMPDARTPHEEAVYANIAFMEAVHARSYSSIFSTLCTTRDVDDAFRWSEENPTLQAKSDLILERYRADDPLMRKVASVFLESFLFYSGFYLPMYWSSHAKLTNTADLIRLIIRDEAVHGYYIGYKFQQALAEATPERQAAVKEYAYELLLELYDNEVKYTESLYDEVGLSEDVKKFLHYNANKALMNLGFEALFPSSVTDVDPTILAALSPNADENHDFFSGSGSSYVIGKAVATEDEDWAF from the coding sequence ATGACTAACGCACACGCAGCACAGGGCACGGCGCCGCGCCTATCGCGGGTCGATGCCATCAACTGGAACCGCCTCCAGGACGACAAGGACCTGGAGGTATGGAACCGCCTGACCAGCAACTTCTGGCTGCCGGAGAAGGTGCCGCTGTCCAACGACATCCAGTCGTGGAACACCCTCACGCACCAGGAGCAGCAGCTGACCATCCGCGTCTTCACCGGCCTGACGCTGCTCGACACCATCCAGAGCAGCGTCGGCGCCCCGATGCTGATGCCGGATGCGCGCACGCCCCACGAAGAAGCGGTCTACGCCAACATCGCCTTCATGGAAGCGGTGCACGCGCGCTCCTACAGCTCGATCTTCTCGACGCTGTGCACCACGCGGGACGTGGACGACGCCTTCCGCTGGAGCGAAGAGAACCCGACCCTGCAGGCCAAGTCGGACCTGATCCTCGAGCGCTACCGCGCCGATGACCCGCTGATGCGCAAGGTCGCCAGCGTGTTCCTCGAGTCGTTCCTGTTCTACTCGGGCTTCTACCTGCCGATGTACTGGTCGAGCCACGCCAAGCTGACCAACACCGCCGACCTGATCCGCCTGATCATTCGCGACGAGGCGGTGCACGGCTACTACATCGGCTACAAGTTCCAGCAGGCCCTGGCCGAGGCCACGCCGGAGCGCCAGGCGGCGGTCAAGGAGTATGCCTACGAGCTGCTGCTGGAGCTCTACGACAACGAGGTCAAGTACACCGAGTCGCTCTACGACGAGGTGGGGCTGAGCGAGGACGTCAAGAAGTTCCTCCACTACAACGCCAACAAGGCGCTGATGAACCTCGGCTTCGAGGCGCTGTTCCCGAGTAGCGTCACCGACGTCGACCCGACCATCCTCGCCGCGCTCTCGCCCAACGCCGACGAGAACCACGACTTCTTCTCCGGCTCCGGCTCCTCCTATGTGATCGGCAAGGCGGTGGCCACCGAGGACGAAGACTGGGCGTTCTGA
- a CDS encoding AAA family ATPase — protein sequence MLVYNATKQQFIDDVRANVITDAIENEVARRLNRNSPRSEVASWENSLRFMMSVLLDEGIPASAGVAIEYNIPLTNRRVDFILTGKNQQRDDAAVIVELKQWQSVEVTKKDAIVRTQLGGGVRETNHPSYQAWSYGALIEDYNETVRSESIRLVPCAYLHNMRQGDAINDPFYEHHTRRAPVFISQDALKLSEFLSQHIKYGDSNDVMYRIEHGVIKPSKNLADALASMMQGNAEFLMIDEQKLVYETALDLAHRAGSGNKQCLIVKGGPGTGKSVVAINLLVELTKREMMTQYVSRNSAPREVFKKRLTGTRKKTHIDNLFKGSGSYVNAEPDTFHALIVDEAHRLNEKSGMYQNLGESQIKEVIAASRFSIFFIDEAQRVTLKDVGTVEEIKRRAAEYGSDVQELELASQFRCNGSDGYLAWLDHALQIRTTANTDLDDIDYDFQVFDDPSAMRRSILEKNRKANKARMVAGYCWPWASKKDKHAMDIVFPEHGFAAQWNLDDDGMLWAIAEDSVDQVGCIHTCQGLEFDYVGVIIGDDFVIRDGRVVTDAAKRAGQDRSVHGYKTMLKNDPEHARALADQIIKNTYRTLMTRGQKGCYVYATDPETREYFAAYARSQTATERLDASEDAEMLDGLHLPIVTRDQAAPFERHVPVYSLSIAAGEFSEMQIAEAEHWVELPDHVRISPDLFVSRVAGESMNRRIPNGAWCLFRANPGGTRQGKVVVVQHRAIEDPDHGGSFTVKLYQSEKIEEYGEFVNQRIVLKPQTNAFGYKDIVLEDELEDLKVIGEFLSVL from the coding sequence ATGCTGGTCTACAACGCCACCAAGCAGCAATTTATCGACGATGTGCGAGCCAACGTCATCACCGACGCCATCGAGAACGAGGTGGCACGCAGACTGAACCGCAACTCACCGCGCAGTGAGGTGGCATCGTGGGAGAACTCGCTTCGCTTCATGATGAGCGTGCTGCTCGATGAGGGTATTCCCGCATCGGCGGGTGTGGCCATCGAGTACAACATTCCGCTGACCAATCGCCGCGTGGACTTCATTCTGACCGGCAAGAACCAACAGCGGGATGATGCGGCAGTCATCGTGGAACTGAAGCAGTGGCAGTCCGTCGAGGTGACAAAAAAGGATGCCATCGTCCGTACCCAACTGGGTGGCGGCGTACGCGAGACCAACCACCCGTCGTATCAGGCATGGTCCTATGGCGCGCTGATCGAAGACTACAACGAGACGGTACGCTCCGAATCGATCCGCCTGGTGCCCTGCGCCTACCTGCACAACATGAGGCAGGGGGACGCTATCAATGACCCCTTCTACGAACACCACACGCGCCGTGCTCCGGTCTTTATCTCGCAGGATGCCTTGAAGCTGTCAGAATTTCTGAGCCAGCACATCAAGTACGGCGACAGCAACGACGTCATGTATCGCATCGAACACGGTGTGATCAAACCAAGCAAAAACCTGGCTGATGCCCTGGCGTCGATGATGCAAGGCAATGCCGAGTTCCTGATGATCGACGAGCAGAAGCTGGTGTATGAAACCGCGCTCGATCTTGCGCATCGTGCAGGCAGTGGCAACAAGCAGTGCTTGATCGTCAAGGGCGGGCCGGGCACCGGCAAGTCGGTAGTCGCTATCAACTTGCTGGTGGAGCTGACGAAGCGCGAGATGATGACGCAGTACGTGTCGCGTAACTCGGCTCCTCGGGAGGTCTTCAAGAAAAGGCTTACTGGTACCCGCAAGAAGACCCATATCGACAACCTGTTCAAGGGCTCGGGTAGCTACGTTAACGCGGAGCCAGACACCTTCCATGCCCTGATTGTGGATGAGGCGCACCGTCTGAACGAAAAGTCCGGCATGTATCAGAATTTGGGTGAGAGCCAGATCAAGGAGGTGATCGCCGCGTCACGCTTTTCGATCTTCTTCATTGATGAGGCGCAGCGCGTAACGCTGAAGGACGTGGGGACGGTTGAGGAGATCAAGCGGCGAGCAGCGGAGTACGGATCCGACGTGCAAGAGCTCGAGTTGGCATCGCAGTTTCGCTGCAACGGCTCTGATGGCTATCTGGCGTGGCTCGATCATGCCCTTCAGATTCGCACCACGGCCAACACCGATCTGGATGACATCGACTACGACTTCCAAGTGTTCGATGACCCGAGTGCCATGCGTCGTTCGATTCTCGAGAAGAACCGCAAGGCCAACAAGGCACGCATGGTGGCGGGTTACTGCTGGCCCTGGGCGAGCAAGAAGGACAAGCATGCCATGGACATCGTGTTTCCCGAACATGGCTTCGCGGCCCAGTGGAACCTCGATGACGACGGCATGCTATGGGCCATCGCCGAGGATTCCGTCGATCAAGTCGGCTGCATCCACACCTGCCAGGGGCTCGAATTCGATTACGTCGGCGTCATCATCGGCGACGACTTCGTGATTCGCGACGGCCGCGTGGTGACAGACGCGGCCAAGCGGGCGGGGCAGGACCGCTCGGTGCACGGCTATAAGACGATGCTCAAGAATGATCCTGAGCATGCCCGTGCCTTGGCGGACCAGATCATCAAGAACACCTACCGCACGCTGATGACGCGGGGCCAGAAGGGCTGTTATGTCTATGCCACGGACCCCGAGACCCGAGAGTACTTCGCGGCCTATGCTCGCTCTCAAACAGCGACCGAGCGACTGGATGCGTCTGAGGATGCCGAGATGCTGGATGGCTTGCACCTTCCCATCGTGACGCGTGACCAGGCCGCGCCGTTCGAGCGCCATGTGCCCGTGTACAGCTTGAGCATCGCCGCCGGCGAGTTCAGCGAGATGCAGATCGCCGAAGCCGAGCACTGGGTCGAGCTGCCGGATCATGTGCGTATAAGCCCCGATCTTTTTGTCAGCCGAGTGGCGGGAGAGTCGATGAACCGGCGCATTCCCAATGGTGCCTGGTGTCTGTTCCGTGCGAACCCAGGCGGCACGCGGCAAGGCAAGGTCGTCGTGGTGCAGCATCGCGCCATCGAGGACCCTGACCACGGTGGCAGCTTCACGGTAAAGCTGTACCAGAGCGAGAAGATCGAGGAGTACGGCGAGTTCGTAAACCAGCGCATCGTGCTGAAGCCACAGACCAACGCCTTCGGCTACAAGGACATCGTGCTCGAGGATGAGCTTGAGGATCTGAAGGTCATCGGCGAATTCCTCTCCGTGCTGTGA
- a CDS encoding nucleotide pyrophosphohydrolase produces MSDPFKQLRDAMDQFATERDWDQFHSPKNLAMALTVEAAELQECFQWLTEAQSRELDEQQLAAVRDEIADVQLYLIRLAGKLDVDIEAACRAKMEKNAQKYPADQVKGSAKKYTHYQD; encoded by the coding sequence ATGTCAGACCCGTTCAAGCAGCTCCGTGACGCCATGGACCAGTTCGCCACCGAGCGCGACTGGGACCAGTTCCACTCGCCTAAGAACCTGGCCATGGCGCTGACGGTGGAGGCAGCTGAGCTACAGGAGTGCTTCCAGTGGCTGACCGAGGCGCAGTCCAGGGAGCTGGATGAGCAGCAACTGGCCGCCGTGCGCGACGAAATTGCCGATGTTCAGCTCTATCTGATCCGGCTGGCGGGCAAGCTGGACGTGGATATCGAAGCGGCATGCCGGGCGAAGATGGAGAAGAATGCGCAGAAATATCCCGCCGACCAAGTGAAGGGAAGTGCGAAAAAATACACACACTATCAGGATTGA
- a CDS encoding anion transporter produces MADQSRQQVNYEDIGGGQGGGERSAKMTWGLRAFGLVMALIVWLAMGFAEGLSSDARWVAAIGTLMAVWWMTEAIPLSATSLLPIVLIPMVTERTVSQATAPFASPIVFLFLGGFLIAIAMEKWNLHRRIALLTLARVGVEPKRIVLGMMLATGFLSMWVSNTATTLMMLPIGLSVLALIVERSDDTDTHGQPADQEHAPHQPGHVDDISDDNIKRFGLCLLLAIAWSASMGGLGTLLGSPPNAIVAGYAADELGRNIGFLEWMMLGVPLAFTFILVGWVLMTRVLYPFKVDEIPGGKEMIAGEIRKLGMFSQGEKMVLLVFCSAAFLWVVPGLLTNLPWIGERLGPLGELNDTAIAIAAGLAMFILPGKGRGEMVLTWQDAEKGLPWGVLLLFGGGLSLAGAVAASGLDGWFGEQVTGLGMLPIILLVAAIAAIIMFLTEVTSNTATAATFIPVLGGVAVGIGADPMTLLIPAAFAATCAFMLPVGTPPNAIVFGTGAVSIGQMARGGVVLNVVGIVLITLFCYLIGGFALGLEF; encoded by the coding sequence ATGGCCGATCAATCACGCCAGCAAGTGAACTATGAAGATATCGGCGGGGGCCAGGGAGGCGGCGAGCGATCCGCGAAAATGACCTGGGGCCTGCGCGCCTTCGGGCTGGTCATGGCGCTGATCGTATGGCTCGCCATGGGCTTCGCCGAGGGACTGTCGTCGGACGCGCGCTGGGTCGCCGCGATCGGAACCCTGATGGCGGTCTGGTGGATGACCGAGGCAATCCCGCTATCCGCCACTTCCCTGCTGCCTATCGTGCTGATCCCGATGGTCACCGAGCGAACCGTGAGCCAGGCCACGGCCCCCTTCGCCAGCCCCATCGTGTTTCTTTTCCTCGGCGGCTTCCTGATCGCCATCGCCATGGAAAAGTGGAACCTGCATCGCCGTATTGCGCTGCTGACGCTGGCACGAGTGGGCGTCGAGCCGAAGCGCATCGTGCTCGGCATGATGCTCGCCACGGGCTTTCTGTCGATGTGGGTCTCGAACACTGCGACCACGCTGATGATGCTGCCCATCGGCCTCTCCGTGCTGGCCCTGATCGTCGAGCGTAGCGACGACACCGACACCCACGGACAGCCTGCGGACCAGGAACATGCCCCTCACCAGCCGGGCCATGTGGACGACATCTCCGACGACAATATCAAGCGCTTCGGCCTCTGCCTGCTGCTGGCGATCGCCTGGTCGGCCAGCATGGGCGGCCTCGGCACCCTGCTCGGCAGCCCGCCCAACGCCATCGTCGCCGGCTACGCCGCCGACGAGCTGGGGCGTAACATCGGCTTCCTCGAGTGGATGATGCTCGGCGTGCCGCTGGCCTTCACCTTCATCCTGGTGGGCTGGGTGCTGATGACCCGTGTCCTCTACCCGTTCAAGGTCGATGAGATTCCCGGTGGCAAGGAGATGATCGCCGGCGAGATTCGCAAGCTAGGCATGTTCAGCCAGGGCGAGAAGATGGTACTGCTGGTGTTCTGCTCGGCGGCGTTCCTGTGGGTGGTGCCCGGGCTGCTCACCAATCTTCCCTGGATAGGCGAACGGCTGGGACCCCTGGGTGAACTCAACGACACGGCTATCGCCATCGCAGCCGGCCTCGCGATGTTCATCCTGCCCGGCAAAGGCCGCGGCGAGATGGTGCTGACCTGGCAGGACGCCGAGAAAGGGCTGCCCTGGGGCGTGCTGCTGCTGTTCGGTGGCGGCCTCAGCCTCGCCGGTGCCGTCGCCGCGTCCGGCCTCGACGGCTGGTTCGGTGAGCAGGTCACCGGCCTCGGCATGCTGCCGATCATCCTGCTGGTGGCCGCCATCGCCGCGATCATCATGTTCCTCACCGAAGTGACCAGTAACACCGCCACCGCCGCGACCTTCATCCCCGTGCTCGGCGGCGTTGCCGTAGGCATCGGCGCGGATCCGATGACGCTGCTCATCCCGGCCGCCTTTGCCGCTACCTGCGCCTTCATGCTGCCGGTGGGTACGCCGCCGAACGCCATCGTGTTCGGCACCGGTGCCGTCTCCATCGGCCAGATGGCGCGTGGCGGCGTGGTGCTCAACGTCGTGGGCATCGTCCTGATCACCCTGTTCTGCTACCTAATCGGCGGCTTCGCGCTTGGGCTCGAGTTCTGA
- a CDS encoding transporter: MLSPIEETLLAIMMAVIMLGMGSSLTFKDFRIAMRHPQAIGIGFASQYLFMPLLAFLIGRALQLPPIQAVSLILMGCVPGGTTSNIFAYFSRSLLGLSILMTVCSTLLAVVMVPLVLALYTSGIDAAFRIPSGNIIAVLGVLLLPTLLGMWLRRRNANLGACTELMGGILGVVVIVFLIATWVPRNWQLLMTTGPEVYLAAIGLGLCGFVIGYWFSRAARLNPLKARTVSLETGIQNGPLAVLIVTLSFAGETQQQMLLIPVMYSLFIVITSTFVTFYYRRRSLREELARDQAKVETAAPDRA; the protein is encoded by the coding sequence ATGCTGAGCCCAATCGAGGAGACCCTGCTGGCCATCATGATGGCCGTGATCATGCTCGGCATGGGGTCGTCGCTGACCTTCAAGGACTTCCGCATCGCCATGCGCCATCCCCAGGCGATCGGCATCGGCTTCGCCTCCCAATACTTGTTCATGCCGCTGCTCGCCTTCCTGATCGGCCGCGCCCTGCAGCTACCGCCCATCCAGGCGGTCAGCCTGATCCTGATGGGCTGCGTGCCCGGCGGCACCACCTCCAACATCTTCGCCTACTTCTCGAGGAGCCTGCTCGGGCTCTCCATCCTGATGACGGTCTGCTCGACCCTGCTGGCGGTGGTCATGGTGCCGCTGGTACTGGCCTTGTACACCAGCGGCATCGACGCCGCCTTCCGCATCCCCTCGGGCAATATCATCGCGGTGCTCGGCGTGCTGCTGCTGCCCACCCTGCTCGGCATGTGGCTGCGCCGACGCAATGCCAACCTCGGCGCCTGCACCGAGCTGATGGGCGGCATCCTCGGCGTGGTAGTGATCGTGTTCCTGATCGCGACCTGGGTGCCGCGTAACTGGCAGCTGCTGATGACCACCGGCCCTGAGGTCTACCTGGCGGCCATCGGGCTTGGCCTGTGCGGCTTCGTCATCGGCTACTGGTTCAGCCGTGCCGCCCGGCTCAACCCGCTCAAGGCCCGCACCGTGTCGCTGGAGACCGGCATCCAGAACGGGCCGCTGGCGGTGCTGATCGTCACCCTCTCGTTCGCCGGCGAGACCCAGCAGCAGATGCTGCTGATCCCGGTGATGTACTCGCTGTTCATCGTCATCACCTCCACCTTCGTGACCTTCTACTACCGTCGGCGCAGCCTGCGCGAGGAGCTCGCCCGCGACCAGGCGAAGGTGGAAACCGCCGCTCCGGACAGAGCCTGA
- a CDS encoding long-chain-fatty-acid--CoA ligase, with protein sequence MESPQVAAEDRPWVNHYGAIPAELPAPEYPNLAALINASAERFAAQKAFTSCMPNGMNGALSYAQVDEASDAFAVYLREGLGLSPGSRVAVQLPNCLSYPMVVFGILKAGCVLVNTNPLYTAPEMTQQFADSGAEALVIVDMFVDKLPEVLPHTAIRQVVTTSLAQGFPPVVRQVVKAVLRYWNRVIPPCRVAAAPLGQALAEGRQLRQTRGIEVADYWRDLGPESLAALQYTGGTTGVAKGAMLSHGNLLANVAQIEAMAGSHISDGEECVLTALPLYHVFAFSVNLLAFFKHGAHNVLVPNPRPIQNLQRAIENYPISWISGVNTLFNALLNEEWFTHYPPRRLRAAAAGGTALHAAVAERWETVTGTPLVEGYGLTESSPVISFNPLVGTRKPGSIGIPVPGTEIRLVDDAGKPVSPGEPGELIARGPQVMQGYWQQPEATAEALRDGWLHTGDVADMDEDGYLRIVDRKKDLILVSGFNVYPNEVEDCIALLDAVHEVGVIGVPDPDSGEAVRAYIVTRGELDHDTVKAHCRQHLARYKVPKQVEFIDDLPKSPIGKVLRKDLRADYLKAHPDTATAGSRAC encoded by the coding sequence ATGGAGTCACCGCAGGTCGCTGCCGAAGACCGCCCCTGGGTCAACCACTACGGTGCCATCCCGGCCGAGCTTCCGGCCCCGGAGTATCCCAACCTGGCCGCGTTGATCAACGCCAGCGCCGAGCGCTTCGCCGCTCAGAAGGCCTTCACCAGCTGCATGCCCAACGGCATGAACGGTGCGCTCAGCTATGCCCAGGTCGACGAGGCTTCCGACGCCTTTGCGGTCTACCTGCGCGAGGGGCTGGGGCTTTCGCCCGGCAGCCGCGTGGCGGTGCAGTTGCCCAACTGCCTGAGCTACCCGATGGTGGTGTTCGGCATCCTCAAGGCCGGCTGCGTGCTGGTGAACACCAACCCGCTCTATACCGCCCCGGAGATGACCCAGCAGTTCGCCGATAGCGGCGCCGAGGCGCTGGTGATCGTCGATATGTTCGTCGACAAGCTGCCCGAGGTGCTACCGCATACCGCCATCCGCCAGGTGGTGACGACCAGCCTCGCCCAGGGCTTCCCGCCGGTGGTACGCCAGGTGGTCAAGGCGGTGCTCAGGTACTGGAACCGGGTGATCCCCCCCTGCCGCGTGGCGGCGGCGCCGCTTGGCCAGGCGCTGGCCGAAGGCAGGCAACTGCGCCAGACGCGGGGAATCGAGGTCGCCGACTACTGGCGCGACCTGGGGCCGGAGAGCCTCGCCGCGCTGCAGTACACCGGCGGCACCACCGGCGTCGCCAAGGGCGCCATGCTCAGCCACGGCAACCTGCTCGCCAACGTGGCGCAGATCGAGGCCATGGCCGGCTCGCACATCAGCGACGGCGAGGAGTGCGTGCTCACCGCCCTGCCGCTCTACCATGTCTTCGCCTTCTCGGTGAACCTGCTCGCCTTCTTCAAGCACGGCGCCCACAACGTCCTGGTGCCCAACCCGCGGCCGATCCAGAACCTGCAGCGGGCGATCGAGAACTACCCGATCAGCTGGATCAGCGGGGTCAACACCCTCTTCAATGCCCTGCTCAACGAGGAGTGGTTCACCCACTACCCGCCGCGTCGGCTGCGCGCCGCGGCGGCCGGCGGAACGGCCCTGCATGCCGCCGTGGCCGAGCGCTGGGAGACGGTCACCGGCACCCCCCTGGTGGAGGGCTACGGCCTCACCGAAAGCTCGCCGGTGATCAGCTTCAACCCGCTGGTCGGGACCCGCAAGCCGGGCAGCATCGGCATCCCGGTGCCTGGCACCGAGATCCGCCTGGTCGATGACGCCGGGAAGCCGGTGTCCCCGGGCGAACCGGGAGAGCTCATCGCTCGCGGGCCCCAGGTGATGCAGGGCTACTGGCAGCAGCCCGAAGCGACCGCGGAGGCGCTGCGCGACGGCTGGCTGCATACCGGGGATGTCGCCGACATGGACGAGGACGGCTACCTGCGCATCGTCGACCGCAAGAAGGACCTGATCCTGGTCAGCGGCTTCAACGTCTACCCCAACGAAGTGGAGGACTGCATCGCCCTGCTCGACGCCGTCCACGAGGTGGGGGTGATCGGCGTCCCCGACCCTGACAGCGGCGAGGCCGTGCGCGCCTATATCGTCACCCGCGGCGAGCTCGACCACGACACGGTGAAGGCCCACTGTCGACAGCACCTGGCCCGCTACAAGGTGCCCAAGCAGGTCGAATTCATCGACGACCTGCCCAAGAGCCCCATCGGCAAGGTGCTGCGCAAGGACCTGCGCGCCGACTACCTCAAGGCGCATCCAGACACCGCAACCGCCGGGAGCCGCGCATGCTGA
- a CDS encoding endonuclease: MTAPLPPRRNATRPALAGLAVLLLGLLLTAAPAAASCPIASDTDLAAIKGQDQRPPLPAGREVIAEGVVTGAFLGRDRLNGFYLQQVTAQDPVGLFVYMPAASADDAERIVPGTHVQLHARTGEHRGQVQLQRVERVDVCGRTPLPEPHALTWPLDEETLARLEGRLVTFPQTLIVTGNYELGRYGSLRLAHERLFRPTNAPDTDQTRAVLMLDDGSYRAMPSPIPYLNDDGTRRVGSRVEGLTGVLTYAFDAHRLHPTREPRFTEANPRPGPLDEPGERLRVATFNVENYFTTLGQRGAANAAALERQRAKLGAAVAGLEADILALVEVENAPAALQDLVEQLSERTGVRYRAVGGSADRGSDAIKVALLYRPDRVEAVSELYADDHPAHHRPPLAAFFRSREGGPAFGVATAHFKAKTGCPARGDIDRGQGCWNERRVAQAQAMSAFLERLAAAEGHSRLLLIGDLNAYGAEDPIRVLSDAGLVDLLARELPPEHRYSYVFRGESGYLDHALASPELAAASAEVRPWQINADEPPFLGYDGPDNAAPHFRPDPFRSSDHDPIVVDLSLEAMRKGVQ; the protein is encoded by the coding sequence ATGACCGCTCCCCTACCGCCCCGCCGCAACGCCACGCGCCCTGCCCTGGCCGGGCTAGCGGTCCTGCTGCTGGGCCTGCTGCTGACGGCGGCACCGGCGGCGGCCAGCTGCCCCATCGCGTCCGACACCGACCTGGCCGCCATCAAGGGCCAAGATCAACGACCGCCGCTACCCGCCGGCCGCGAGGTGATCGCCGAAGGCGTAGTCACCGGCGCCTTCCTGGGCCGCGACAGGCTCAACGGGTTCTACCTGCAGCAGGTGACCGCACAGGACCCGGTGGGGTTATTCGTCTACATGCCGGCGGCCAGCGCGGATGACGCCGAGCGTATCGTCCCAGGCACGCACGTCCAGCTCCACGCGCGAACCGGCGAGCATCGCGGCCAGGTCCAGCTACAGCGGGTCGAGCGAGTCGACGTGTGTGGCCGCACCCCGCTGCCCGAACCGCATGCGCTGACCTGGCCCCTCGATGAGGAAACCCTGGCGCGACTGGAAGGACGGCTGGTGACCTTCCCCCAGACGCTCATCGTCACCGGTAACTATGAGCTAGGCCGCTACGGCAGCCTGAGGCTGGCCCACGAGCGCCTGTTCCGGCCCACCAATGCGCCCGACACGGACCAGACGCGCGCCGTGCTGATGCTCGACGACGGCAGCTACCGCGCCATGCCGAGCCCGATCCCCTACCTCAACGACGACGGCACGCGCCGCGTCGGCAGCCGCGTCGAGGGGCTCACCGGGGTGCTCACCTACGCCTTCGACGCCCACCGCCTGCACCCGACCCGTGAGCCGCGCTTCACGGAGGCCAATCCGCGCCCGGGGCCGCTCGACGAGCCGGGCGAGCGGCTCCGGGTGGCCACCTTCAACGTCGAGAACTACTTCACCACCCTCGGCCAGCGCGGCGCCGCCAACGCCGCCGCACTGGAGCGCCAGCGAGCCAAGCTGGGCGCCGCGGTGGCCGGCCTCGAGGCGGACATCCTGGCCCTGGTGGAGGTCGAGAACGCCCCCGCTGCCCTGCAAGACCTGGTCGAGCAGCTCAGTGAGCGCACCGGGGTGCGCTATCGCGCCGTCGGTGGGAGCGCCGACCGCGGCTCTGACGCCATCAAGGTCGCGCTGCTCTACCGCCCGGATCGGGTCGAGGCCGTGAGCGAGCTATACGCCGATGATCACCCGGCACACCACCGTCCGCCGCTGGCGGCCTTCTTCCGCAGCCGGGAAGGCGGCCCGGCCTTTGGCGTGGCCACCGCCCACTTCAAGGCCAAGACCGGCTGCCCGGCGCGGGGCGATATCGACCGCGGCCAGGGCTGCTGGAATGAGCGTCGGGTGGCCCAGGCCCAGGCCATGAGCGCTTTCCTCGAGCGACTCGCTGCCGCCGAGGGGCACTCGCGCCTGCTGCTGATCGGCGACCTCAACGCCTACGGCGCCGAGGACCCGATCCGCGTCCTGAGCGATGCCGGCTTGGTCGATCTGCTGGCCCGGGAGCTCCCCCCGGAGCACCGCTATAGCTATGTGTTCCGCGGCGAGTCGGGCTACCTCGACCATGCCCTGGCCAGCCCCGAACTGGCCGCGGCCAGCGCCGAGGTTCGGCCGTGGCAGATCAACGCCGACGAGCCGCCTTTCCTCGGCTACGATGGCCCGGACAATGCGGCACCCCACTTCCGCCCCGACCCCTTTCGTTCCTCGGACCATGACCCGATCGTGGTGGATCTATCCCTGGAGGCGATGCGAAAGGGGGTGCAATAG
- a CDS encoding branched-chain amino acid ABC transporter gives MSSALWLAVLGSAAGTFLMRLLPLLWMRRRLARLDGDERLDAMPQWLGILGPMMIAAVLGVSLVPATNGASAWLATAIGMFATLVVWYRLRSLGWPIAAGVAAYGAVVMLAALASPTP, from the coding sequence ATGAGTAGCGCCCTGTGGTTGGCCGTGCTGGGCTCGGCGGCTGGAACCTTCCTCATGCGACTGCTGCCGCTGCTGTGGATGCGGCGGCGCCTGGCACGCTTGGACGGTGACGAGCGCCTAGACGCCATGCCCCAATGGCTCGGCATCCTCGGCCCCATGATGATCGCCGCAGTACTCGGGGTTTCGCTGGTCCCTGCCACCAACGGCGCCAGCGCCTGGCTCGCCACTGCCATCGGCATGTTCGCGACCCTGGTGGTGTGGTACCGGCTACGTTCGCTCGGCTGGCCGATCGCTGCAGGCGTCGCCGCCTATGGCGCCGTGGTGATGCTGGCGGCCCTGGCCTCCCCTACCCCATGA
- a CDS encoding branched-chain amino acid transporter AzlC produces MSLQATAPSSRAWLTGLREATPLLGGYVPVAISFGLIATQAGFSTWEAVIISTLLYAGASQFLFVGMVAAGSPLWLVVAMTLLINARHVVYAPNIAPWLTTSRAWPWLMHGLTDQVFALAHARLPQMPASRRLGWFTGVALLAWFSWIGGTALGAVAGEELTRRWPLLGEVMPFALPALFLVLVAPRFTSRRWALALCSSIVVALLLTVAGLTNAAIPLAAACGALCFYTVRRHLPAPGDRHE; encoded by the coding sequence ATGAGCCTGCAAGCCACCGCCCCATCCTCCCGCGCCTGGCTGACCGGCCTGCGCGAGGCCACCCCGCTGCTCGGCGGCTATGTGCCGGTGGCGATCTCCTTCGGGTTGATCGCCACCCAGGCCGGTTTCAGCACCTGGGAGGCGGTGATCATCTCTACGCTGCTGTATGCCGGTGCCTCGCAGTTCCTGTTTGTCGGCATGGTCGCCGCCGGATCGCCGCTGTGGCTGGTGGTGGCCATGACGCTGCTGATCAATGCACGCCACGTGGTCTATGCCCCCAATATCGCCCCCTGGCTGACCACCAGCCGCGCCTGGCCCTGGCTGATGCACGGCCTCACCGATCAGGTCTTCGCCCTGGCCCACGCCCGCCTGCCGCAGATGCCGGCCAGCCGGCGCCTCGGCTGGTTTACCGGCGTTGCCCTGCTGGCCTGGTTCAGTTGGATCGGCGGCACTGCGCTGGGCGCCGTGGCAGGCGAGGAGCTGACCCGCCGCTGGCCGCTACTCGGTGAGGTCATGCCCTTCGCGCTCCCCGCCCTGTTCCTGGTACTGGTGGCGCCGCGCTTCACCTCGAGGCGCTGGGCGCTGGCCCTATGCAGCAGTATCGTCGTGGCCTTGCTGCTTACCGTAGCGGGGCTGACCAACGCGGCGATTCCGTTGGCCGCCGCCTGTGGCGCCCTGTGCTTTTACACGGTGAGACGCCACCTGCCCGCACCAGGAGACCGCCATGAGTAG